Genomic segment of Pongo pygmaeus isolate AG05252 chromosome 1, NHGRI_mPonPyg2-v2.0_pri, whole genome shotgun sequence:
GGTGTCCAAGCATGAGATAATGAGGGTCTGGACTAGGGTAGTTGGAAGGAGCAGCAGTTTAAAGGTGAGAAATTGTCGGAATGTGGCAACTGCTTGGATATTGAGACTTAAGTAGAGAGAATTCACAGTTCTTCTGTTAACGGTGATGCAGAAATGGCAGGTGTCGGCTGTTTTTCGGGGGAAGTTTGTGTGGGAAGCACCAGAGAGGAAGGCACTCATGAAGATTCACTGTGTAGCTCCTCTGTGCATTAACACTGGGTGAGGCCTGCTGGGGAGGAGAGAGATAAAAGAGCATGGCAGCTCCCCTctgggatcttgctctgtggtTTGGGAATGGGAAGACACAAACAAGAAAGATTAATGACTCAATGGATTTACCCAATTGGATGGAATTAAGTCTATGACCCATAGGACATCAGAGAGGGGATTGATCCCTTGTGTTGGGGGAGGCCCTGGGATGAGCAGCAGAGGGTAGTCTTGCTTTGAGGTGCAGTTACTGTAACTTGCAGAACTAGGTGAGGGGACATGAAGCCAGGGTGGGGATGGTTAAGGGATTTTGATATAGAATATCAGAGTTAAAAGAGACCTTGGGGATTATTGTTGGGAGATAATTATACCCTGGATTTCTCAGAGTTCCTGCACAGTTTGAGGATTCTGGGCAAAGGAAGCAGACaagctttactaaaaatagagagCTGCTTTCCTCTTTCCCCCAGAGCCATTTGCTTACCTTCAATAATGGTAAAAGTCCTCTTCCCAGGGAGGACTTGTTTACATTCCAggttctctcctctctctggaaGGGAGGAGGGCCACATATGTCAACCATTCTATATAAGCTCTGAGTCTCATAATTTCAGAGTTCTTCTCTGTAGCGCAGACCCCACTACATATGCAGGTGAATTGAACATCTGACCTTCATCACATTGTCCTTGGGACATGGAAACTGACTCAAGGTGCTATTctggctattttgttttgtttttttctgtgagtAATAAATGTTCTGTCCTCTGATCCAGAGGTCTGGGGTGTTGGggtatgtgagtatgtgtgtgtgtgtgcatgtgtgtgtgtgtatacacacaaaaCTGGCAGACTAATTTGTTAGCTTGTAAGTAGCATAAAAGTCTCAGAAACTCCACAGTTTCAGACTTAATGATTGGATTCCTCCTTCGTCTTATTTTACATTTGGGGAAAGTCAGCTCCTGAAAGGAGCCAATTGACTTGGCTAAGGCACACAGACAGCTATTTGGACCTGATAGAGTCCGTCTTTTCCATCAGACTTGACAGAGAGTGCTGGCAAGGTAATAATAAAACCTGGACTTGAATCTAAGCTCTGCCGTTTAGTTGTAGTGGAGGTTTTAAAAAGTGTGGATGAAAgcctttattttctcatctgtgagaaGAATATAATATTTTGTGCTCTACTGTATTTTATAGCATCACTGTGAGATAAGGAAATGAATTTTAAACAGTAGAGCAATATCTACAGTTTAATATGATAATAATGGTGATTAGTGAGGTGGGGAACCCAGAGGGTTAGTAGCCAACTTTTATTGAAGattcactatgtgccaggtattgaTCCAAATACCTTATGCATAGGAACTCTTTAGGAAAACTTATGTAGCATTCCTATGTAACATAAAACATaagatttaccattttaaccattttaaagtctGAAATTCAGTTGCATTAAACACATTCATGTTGTTGTGTaattatcaccaccatccatctccagaactttttcatcttctcgAATGGAAACCCTGtgcccattaaacagtaacttccacttcctccttcccccatcccctggcaaccaccattctattttctgtttctgtgaatttgactactctaggtactacacataaatggagtcatacagtgTTTCttattttgtgcctggcttatttcacttagcatagtgtcttcaCGCTTCATCCGTATTGTATGTAGTATGTGCATGTAAGAATCTTTTGGGTCTAAACATGTTGGACATGttattatcctcttttttttttttcacaaatgagGCAGTTAAGATACATAATGGTTACATAACTTTTTCAAGATCCCATAGCTAATAAGCAGTAAAAGCTAGATTCAAATGCAGGCTACACTCCTAACCATCTGGCTACATTGCTTCCTGAGGGACTATCTTCAGTTTTTTGCCATTGTACCCAATCTAGAGACTGACAAGTACAGCAGGTTGACTGATTGTTACTTTTACAGGCATGGTTTATAAGGCAAGAGCATTTTGGGGGGGCCATGGTGTGGACATTGGACATGGATGACGTCAGGGGCACTTTCTGTGGCACTGGCCCTTTCCCCCTTGTCTACGTATTGAATGATATCCTGGTGCAGGCTGGTAAGTAGCTGTGACCTAGAAGCTGGGGTTGGAAGTTGCATAACTAGGCACTGGGTGAGTCACTTCTGCTAGATCTAAATGCCATGGTGAGGCAACATGACACTGAGGGGAGAGAAAAAGCTTTGCCAGGCCAATATATTTTCCAGTCTTTGTTGGGATACTTGGCCCTTATTTGACCTCTTTGAGCTTCCTTTGTTCtatctaaaatgggaataatctgTATACTCATGACATTATTATAAGAACTAAGTGAGCTATGGAATGAAAATTCTCATAGTTAGCACtcaatatatgttatttatttctctctttctcttactctCATGGGCAAGGGCTGAGGGaattagttttcttttgataTCTCTTTTTGATAGTAGAGGCTACCCTGGCAATTAGGAAATGGAAGCTAGCATGCAAGAGGTGAAGCATCCTTACAGATGGTTTATAATCTTCATTTTATGGGTAATGTGACTGGAGCTCAGTCAGGTCAAGTCTTTAGGTGGGCCCCAGTCCCATTGTTCACAGCATGCTGTCTCTAGCCTTCTTGCCCCTGGCTTTGTTCCTGGTGCCTCCTACAACATAGAGACATAAGAAGCTTCTCCTTGAGCATTCATTAAGTAATTATTTAGAATTATGCCTTGAGGGCAAGGTTTTGCTGATGGTGCAATCAGAGATGTCAAAGTGAGGGCTTAAACACAAGGAATGGGTGGGCTCCTTTCTGGGGTCATTCATGGAAAATGTAGCAAATCCACTGAGTGCCTGTGGGTGTCTGGGACCTGTGAACatggtggggtctggtgggattTCATCTATGTCCTCAAGTAGGTATAGTATGAAATCTTACACTTCTGAATTTTTGGAGCAGGTACTTCAGCCCTGGATTGGTTCTAGTTCTGCCAGTAATTAATAGGATGAGAATGAAGTGGTaggaatctcattcttttctgttgATTTTCTCTAGAGTTCAGTTCAACTTCTTTGCCACAATTTTGGCTGTCATCTGCTGTGAATTCTTCAAGCACTGACCCTGAAAGGCTGGCTGTGACCACTGCATGGACCACTGATAGTAAGATTTTGCCCccaggaggagaggctggggtCACTGAGATCTACAGAAAGTGTGAAAATATGACTATAACCCCTAGAGGTACAACTGTGACCCCTACAAAGGAAACTGTATCCCTTGGAAAGCACACTGTAGCTCTAGGAGAGAAGACTGAGATCACTGGGGCAACGACCATGACTTTTGTGGGTCATCAGTCCATGACCCCTGGAGAGAAGGCCCTGACCCCTGTGGGTCATCAGTCTGTGACCACTGGACAGAAGACCTTGACCTCTGTGGGTTATCAGTCTGTGACCCCTGGGGAAAAGACCCTGACCCCTGTGGGTCATCAGTCTGTGACCCCTGTGAGTCATCAGTCTGTGAGCCCTGGAGGAACGACTATGACCCCTGTCCATTTTCAGACTGAGACCCTTAGACAGAATACAGTGGCCCCTAGAAGGAAGGCTGTGGCCCGTGAAAAGGTGACTATCCCCTCCAGAAACATATCAGTCACCCCTGAAGGGCAGACTATGCCTTTAAGAGGGGAGAATTTGACTTCTGAGGTGGGCACTCACCCCAGGATGGGTAACTTGGGTCTTCAGATGGAAGCTGAAaacaggatgatgctgtcctccAGCCCTGTCATCCAGCTCCCGGAACACACTCCTCTAGCTTTTGACAACCGCTTTGTTCCCATCTATGGAAACCATTCCTCTGTCAACTCAGTAACCCCTCAAACAAGTCCtctttctctaaaaaaagaaatcccagaaAACTCTGCTGTGGATCAAGAAGCCTAAGCCCCTCTGGTGTCAGAAACCAGGGAAAACCATTGTCTTTTCTTCTAAGTGACATGTTGGAAGCCTCCTCATCCCGGGGCAAAGCAGgcatcaaaaccacaataggCCAATCTCTTTTCCGTTAAATAAACTGTAAACACAAGAACCCACCGAGttctctgagattcttttcttgAATTGAACTCTGCAACTCAGTTGTCAGCTTCTTCCTTTCAAGGTCATTTTCCCCACTGCTATTTTTGGAAAGAGGGAGTTTGTATCTAGTCTACAATGATGCTATCCTGTGTGGATTATGTACTTCCTTCTTTGCTATGAGCAGCCGCTCACTTCACTGTTGGTTGGAGCCAGAATCTCTTCTAGAACAGTTTCCACCATCCTCAAGGAgagctgaggtggggagggggaagttgAGTCTTCCAATTATATTCTCTCCTTGGTAAAATCCTTGTTTTCCctgaaaaaacaaccccatctaTTCTCTCCTCAAGAAATGTTTGAGGAAAAGGTATAAAAaaggtactttaaaaattattttcttatagtatTACCTTCACACTTCTGCTAGGTCTCCTCTAGAAACACCAGTTCTTACACATTAAACCTTTAATCTACCCAGGGAACATTTTCCTAGGCATGACTATCCCTCATAAGTTGCTATAGACACCAGATCAATTTCTAGCCCTCCAATTCTAGAAGCTAGTGCTACACAGAGTGGGTGCCATACCTATTattatattactttttcttttggaaGTGTAGCCTCCAAGTCTTTAAGCCGGAGTCTGAAATTAAAATGTCCATAGGACCAGGCACCTGCCATAAAGATTGAAGCATGTGAAAGCACATGGCCATTTGCTTAACAGAACCTAGGTCACATATGAAACCCTTTTGCCtcgacaaaaaaattagctgggcatgatggctcatgcctgtagtctcagctacttgggaggctaaagtgggaggatcacctaagccctggagattgaggctgcattgagccacgatggtgccactgccctccagcctgggtgacaaagcaagaccctgtctcaaaataaataaataaataaataaatatttctgatgaaTCTGAGTTGTTTTTCTGTCCCATCTTCTGCATGCACTTTATTCAAGGGCAACTTGCCTTCTAGTTTCTAATTtatctatgtttttttttcttatttataagctTCCTTGAACTTATCTCTTAGCTATACAATGATTGGGTCTTCTGTCTTTATCATCAAATCCAAAGCATAGATCAATGGGTGGTCAAGATTCTTGCCTCTATTTATGATAGCTGTTAGTTGCAGATAATGGAATCCACTAAAGCTGatttaagaaaaaagacattCGATGGTATTAGAGTTTCTGGGAGGGTCAGGAAACCAGGATGGGATACTACACATCTGGAAACAACATGTCCAGGAGATATGGATGACTCACTTTTTAAGACACTGTTAAAGGTCTCAGCTTTTACCCTACTTGCAAACTAACAACCTAGCCTTTTGCCGTGTGTGTATGCACCCTACAAAAAAACAAGACTTGTGGGTCAGAGACAAGGGAATGTATTAATAATAGCAAAAGCCAGATCAAAATCTTTTGCCAGTTCCACAAGCTACAAGGGATATGCAATGAGGACCAAACTATGCCTGTACATTCAGTGGGTGCATTTCAAGAGAGAAACCCAAAATTAGGAAACTATGATGTTATACATAAGGCTGCTGATGACCAGCCCATTTTTCCCCTCTTCTTCCTTGTCCAAAGATAGAGATTTATCTGCAGTTCTCAAGGCTATTTGCTATTTGAATATCCTTGAAAAGATAGTCCAAGATGTGCAGAAAGGCCAGATCCATGGAGAATACCTTGGGACTATTCTAGCAGTAATCCCACTGCTGTCACTGCCTGCAGCTCAGCATCCGTGATGTTGGAGGCTAGATACTAGAATCTCTACCTCAGCTTTTCCAGAAGAGCTGGTCTCCCGTATACATTAATTACCTTCATTCTATAATTCACCTAAGTTTCCTATAGGCACATTTGCTTAGCAGAACCTAAGTCACAGATGAAATCTTTACTTCAGGGAATCTGGGAATTCTAGGTTTAGCTTGCTAGCCTATATCACAGGAAAGCACACTGGAGGGGGTTAGAGTGAGTACCGAGTTAGGCAATGTTACAGCTGTAAGGATCACTCTGGGGGTAtgcaacatacatacatacatattaattATTCTTCTCATACTTGAGTATCCTAACAACAATTGCAAAAAGCGCTCTTACCTAATATAATGCAAAAATTCATCCTCTCAATGAAAATGTGGTAGTGATGGGGGCAACTAAAAATGGAATACGAACAGTAACAAATGAACTCTACTTAACAACAACAATGCAACTGCACTGAAGAGGTTAGGAAAGAAAAGTACTAACCTTGGTAATTTTAACTTTGGAAAATAGGATTTtgaatttatatggaaaggctaaagacaaaaagaactaTACACAAATACTGTACTCTAGTTAGTAAACTTATTTCTTACCGGTGTATACattagcaattcttttttttttttttttttttaaaaacctttattttaggttcatgggcaggtgtgaaggtttgttacaccaggtaaacttgtgtcacaagggtttgttgtacagattatttcatcagccaggtattaagcccagtacccaatagttacctttttcccctcctcccacttctcccaccctccaccctcaagaaaacctcagtttctgttgtttccttctttgtgtttatgAGTGCTCAtcaatttagctcccacttataagtgagaacatgtggtatttgtttatctgttcctgcattagttagCTAAGAATAattgcctccagctccatccatgctccCACAAAATACAtgatcttgttgtttttttttttttttgagacagagtctagctttgtcgcccaggctggagtgcagtagcgcgatctgggctcactgcaagctccgcctcccaggttcacgccattctcctgcctcagcctcccaagtagctgggactacaggcgcgtgccaccaagcccggctaattttttgtattttttagtagagacggggtttcaccatgttagccaggacggtctcgatctcctgacctcgtgatccacccacctcggtctcccaaagtgctgggattacaggcgtaagccaccccgcctggccgatcttgttgtttttttttatggctgcataacattccatggtgtgtatataccacattttctttatctggtttgtcactgatgggcatttaggttgattccatgtctttgctattgtgaatagtgttgcaatgaacatacacctGCACGTGTGctgtatcctcttttttttttctgaggcagggtgtcattctgtcgcccaggctggagtgcagtggcacaatcatggttcactgcagctttgacctccccaggctcaggtgatcatcccatctcagcttccctggtagctgggaccacaggcatgcaccaccacacccgactaatttttgtatttttggtaaagacagggattggccatgttgcccaggctgatctcaaagtgctgggattatagctgagAGCTGCCGTACCTGGCCGCATGTGTCCTTATGGTAGAGTGAtttctattcctctgggtatatacccagtaatgggattgctgggttaaatggtagttctgcttttagctctttgaggaatagccatactgttttccacattggttgaactaatttgcattcccatcaacagtgtataagtgttcccttttctctgcaacctcgctagcatctgttatttgttgacgttttaataatagccattctgactggtgtgagatggtatctcattctggttttgatttgcatttctctgacgaccagtgatgttgagttttttttcgtatgcttattggccacatgtatgtgttcttttgaaaagtgtctgttcatgtcctttgcccactttttgatggggttgtttgtttttctcttgtaaatttgtttaagttccttatagatgctggctcttagatctttgtcagatgcatagtttgtaaatattttctcccattctgtaagttgtctgtttactctgttgatagtttcctttgctgtgcagaagctcttaagtttaattagatcccacttgtcaacttttccttttgttgtgattgtttttggcaactttgtcatgaaatctttgcccgttcctatgtccaggatggtattgcctagatgtcttccagagtttttatagtttttggttttacatttaagtctttaatccattttgagttgatttttgtatatggtgtaaggaaggggtccagtttcaatcttctgcatgtggctagccagttctcccagcaccttttattgaatagggagtcatttctcctttgtttttatcagctttgttgaagatcaactGGTCATAGGTGTGCattcttatttctgggctctctactctgttccattggtctatgtacctgtttctgtaccagtacaatgctgtttggttactgtagtcctgtagtatagtttaaagttgggtgatgtctctagctttgttctttttgcttaggattgccttggctattc
This window contains:
- the OVGP1 gene encoding oviduct-specific glycoprotein, producing MNNNQIVAKDLQDEKILYPEFNKLKERNRELKTLLSIGGWNFGTSRFTTMLSTFANREKFIASVISLLRTHDFDGLDLFFLYPGLRGSPMHDRWTFLFLIEELLFAFRKEALLTMRPRLLLSAAVSGVPHIIQTSYDVRFLGRLLDFINVLSYDLHGSWERFTGHNSPLFSLPEDPKSSAYAMNYWRKLGAPSEKLIMGIPTYGRTFRLLKASKNGLQARAIGPASPGKYTKQEGFLAYFEICSFVWGAKKHWIDYQYVPYANKGKEWVGYDDAISFSYKAWFIRQEHFGGAMVWTLDMDDVRGTFCGTGPFPLVYVLNDILVQAEFSSTSLPQFWLSSAVNSSSTDPERLAVTTAWTTDSKILPPGGEAGVTEIYRKCENMTITPRGTTVTPTKETVSLGKHTVALGEKTEITGATTMTFVGHQSMTPGEKALTPVGHQSVTTGQKTLTSVGYQSVTPGEKTLTPVGHQSVTPVSHQSVSPGGTTMTPVHFQTETLRQNTVAPRRKAVAREKVTIPSRNISVTPEGQTMPLRGENLTSEVGTHPRMGNLGLQMEAENRMMLSSSPVIQLPEHTPLAFDNRFVPIYGNHSSVNSVTPQTSPLSLKKEIPENSAVDQEA